The Flavobacterium piscisymbiosum genome includes a region encoding these proteins:
- a CDS encoding alpha-ketoacid dehydrogenase subunit alpha/beta: MIKEKNNTTLTFEDFKTEVLNDYRIAVTSRECSLLGRKEVLTGKAKFGIFGDGKEVPQLAMAKSFQNGDFRSGYYRDQTFMMAIGELTPKQFFAGLYGHTDLNFDPMSAGRQMGGHFVTHSLNEDGSWKDLTKQKNSSADISPTAGQMPRLLGLAQASKIYRNVDGIKTKDKFSVNGNEIAWGTIGNASTSEGLFFETINAAGVLQVPMVMSVWDDEYGISVHARHQTTKENISEILKGYQRDEDANGYEIFRVKGWDYAELVSTYERAAAIAREQHVPVLIHVNELTQPQGHSTSGSHERYKNAERLAWEKDFDCIRQMRLWMIAINIASPEELAEIDAELKKEVLEAKKEAWNSFINPIIEDQKNLMALLEQISAASINHKDKIQKYISELSAIKSPLKKEMLVIARKILRFIEIPNSKVLLSDWITNYIEITQPRFSSNLHSDSDKNVFSVEKVLPEYADNAKADLDGRMILRDNFDALFTKYPETLIFGEDVGNIGDVNQGLEGMQEKYGELRVADVGIREATIIGQGIGMALRGLRPIAEIQYLDYLLYAIQIMSDDLATLQYRTVGKQKAPLIIRTRGHRLEGIWHSGSPMGMIINAVRGIHVLVPRNMTQAAGFYNALLETDEPALVIECLNGYRLKEKTPLNFGEFKTPIGVVETLKEGADITLVSYGSTLRLVEQAANELLELGIDCEVIDIQSLLPFDINKDIVKSIAKTNRLLVIDEDVPGGASAYILQQILEEQNAYIHLDSKPQTLAAKAHRPAYGTDGDYFSKPSAEDIFEKVYTMMNEVNPSKYPNLYQ, from the coding sequence ATGATAAAAGAAAAAAACAATACTACACTAACATTTGAAGATTTCAAAACTGAGGTATTGAATGACTACAGAATAGCAGTTACCAGCCGCGAATGTAGCCTTTTAGGTCGTAAAGAAGTATTGACAGGAAAAGCCAAATTCGGGATATTTGGTGACGGAAAAGAAGTACCACAGCTTGCCATGGCAAAATCTTTTCAAAACGGAGATTTCCGTTCCGGATACTATCGCGATCAGACTTTTATGATGGCTATTGGAGAACTGACTCCAAAACAATTTTTCGCAGGTTTATATGGTCATACTGATTTAAATTTTGATCCAATGTCGGCCGGAAGACAAATGGGCGGACACTTTGTAACGCACAGTTTAAACGAAGACGGATCCTGGAAAGACTTAACAAAACAAAAAAACTCAAGTGCAGATATATCGCCTACAGCAGGACAAATGCCAAGATTATTGGGATTGGCTCAGGCATCTAAAATTTACAGAAACGTCGACGGTATTAAAACCAAAGATAAATTCTCTGTAAACGGAAACGAAATTGCCTGGGGAACTATAGGAAACGCAAGTACCTCAGAAGGCTTATTTTTTGAAACCATAAATGCTGCAGGAGTTTTGCAGGTACCAATGGTAATGAGTGTTTGGGATGATGAATACGGAATCTCGGTTCACGCCAGACATCAAACCACTAAAGAAAATATTTCTGAAATTCTAAAAGGATACCAACGCGATGAAGACGCGAACGGATACGAGATTTTTAGAGTAAAAGGCTGGGATTATGCAGAGTTGGTTTCGACTTACGAAAGAGCCGCTGCAATTGCCCGCGAACAACACGTTCCGGTTTTAATTCACGTAAACGAATTAACACAACCGCAAGGTCACTCGACTTCTGGTTCTCACGAGCGATACAAAAACGCTGAAAGACTGGCTTGGGAAAAAGATTTCGATTGTATTCGTCAGATGCGTTTATGGATGATTGCCATCAATATTGCATCTCCTGAAGAACTGGCCGAAATTGATGCCGAATTGAAAAAAGAAGTTCTAGAAGCTAAAAAAGAAGCGTGGAACTCTTTCATTAATCCAATTATCGAAGATCAAAAAAATCTTATGGCTTTACTGGAGCAAATTTCTGCCGCGAGTATCAACCATAAAGATAAAATTCAAAAATACATCTCTGAGTTAAGCGCTATCAAATCTCCACTAAAAAAGGAAATGCTGGTAATCGCCAGAAAAATATTGCGTTTTATAGAAATCCCAAACAGCAAAGTTTTGTTGTCTGACTGGATTACAAACTATATCGAAATTACACAGCCAAGATTCAGCAGTAATCTGCATTCAGATTCAGATAAAAATGTTTTTTCTGTAGAAAAAGTACTTCCTGAATATGCTGATAATGCAAAAGCAGATTTAGATGGCAGAATGATCCTTCGTGATAACTTTGATGCTTTGTTTACCAAATATCCTGAAACACTAATTTTTGGTGAAGATGTAGGAAACATTGGTGACGTAAACCAGGGCCTTGAAGGAATGCAGGAAAAATACGGAGAACTTCGTGTTGCCGATGTTGGTATTCGTGAAGCTACCATTATTGGGCAAGGAATCGGGATGGCTTTAAGAGGTTTACGTCCAATTGCAGAGATTCAGTACTTAGATTATTTACTTTACGCGATTCAAATCATGAGCGATGATTTGGCGACCTTACAATACAGAACCGTTGGTAAACAAAAAGCACCACTAATTATCAGAACCCGCGGACACCGTCTTGAAGGTATCTGGCATTCTGGTTCACCAATGGGTATGATCATCAATGCCGTTCGTGGTATTCACGTTCTCGTACCAAGAAACATGACACAAGCAGCAGGTTTTTACAACGCTCTTTTAGAGACAGACGAACCCGCTTTAGTAATCGAATGTTTGAATGGTTACCGATTAAAAGAAAAAACACCTTTGAATTTTGGTGAATTCAAAACACCGATTGGTGTAGTTGAAACCCTAAAAGAAGGTGCTGATATTACTTTAGTTTCTTACGGATCTACTTTAAGATTAGTAGAACAAGCCGCAAACGAACTACTAGAATTAGGAATCGATTGTGAAGTAATCGATATTCAGTCCTTACTTCCGTTTGATATCAATAAAGATATTGTAAAAAGTATCGCTAAAACAAATCGTCTTTTAGTAATCGACGAAGATGTTCCTGGTGGAGCTTCGGCTTACATCCTGCAACAAATTCTGGAAGAACAAAATGCGTACATTCACTTAGACAGTAAACCGCAAACTCTGGCTGCAAAAGCACACAGACCGGCTTACGGAACTGATGGTGATTACTTCTCTAAACCTTCTGCCGAAGATATTTTTGAGAAAGTTTATACCATGATGAATGAAGTTAATCCTTCAAAATATCCAAATTTGTATCAATAA
- the kdsB gene encoding 3-deoxy-manno-octulosonate cytidylyltransferase, with translation MKIIAVIPARYASTRFPAKLMQDLGGKTVILRTYEATVATKLFDDVFVVTDSDLIFDEIVSNGGKAIMSIKEHESGSDRIAEAIFSLDVDVVVNVQGDEPFTEAGPLEQVLSVFKDDEDRKVDLASLMREITDQDEINNPNNVKVVVDQSQFALYFSRSVIPYPRDKDVGVRYFQHIGIYAFRKQALLDFYSLPMKSLEASEKLEQLRYLEFGKRIKMVETTHVGIGIDTAEDLEKARAILASK, from the coding sequence ATGAAAATAATAGCTGTAATTCCGGCGCGATACGCCTCAACACGTTTTCCTGCTAAATTAATGCAGGATCTTGGCGGTAAAACCGTAATTCTAAGAACTTATGAAGCAACGGTAGCCACAAAATTGTTTGATGACGTTTTTGTAGTAACCGACTCGGATTTGATTTTTGATGAGATTGTTTCGAATGGTGGGAAAGCGATTATGAGTATCAAAGAACACGAATCAGGCAGTGATCGTATTGCTGAAGCTATATTTAGCCTTGATGTTGACGTTGTAGTAAATGTGCAAGGCGACGAGCCTTTTACAGAAGCTGGTCCTTTAGAACAGGTTTTATCCGTTTTTAAAGATGATGAAGATCGTAAAGTTGATTTGGCTTCGCTAATGCGTGAGATTACGGATCAAGACGAAATCAATAACCCAAATAATGTGAAAGTGGTTGTAGATCAATCACAGTTTGCATTGTATTTTTCAAGATCTGTGATTCCGTATCCGAGAGATAAGGATGTTGGTGTTCGTTATTTTCAGCATATTGGGATTTATGCTTTTAGAAAACAGGCTTTATTAGATTTTTACAGCCTTCCTATGAAGTCTTTAGAAGCTTCTGAGAAACTGGAACAACTAAGATATTTAGAGTTCGGAAAACGTATTAAAATGGTTGAAACTACGCATGTTGGAATCGGAATTGATACAGCTGAGGATTTAGAAAAGGCTCGTGCTATCTTAGCTTCGAAATAA
- a CDS encoding PQQ-binding-like beta-propeller repeat protein: MKRFLATLPLYFFIIFIHSALSQNKNNTVLNAFSDRIFDGKGYQSVSNLKWKFKTEGKIFSSPIAKNDIVYIGSEDGFLYAVEEKSGSLKWKFKTNGAIHSSPSIFENTIYFGSFDGNYYAVNTQNGKLHWKFKTGGEHWLGEIGRWGMKPETQYMEDLWDFYLSSPVVYVNGKTSRVLFGSSDGNIYSLDAKTGALKWKFKTNEPVHGTPVIDKDKIYIGGWDATLYALNIESGKEIWHFATGTQMGFKGIQSSVAVSDGIVYFGAREPFFFALDAQTGKQIWKYNAENSWILSSAVIKDNTVYVGSSDTYALLALDAKTGAEKYRFKVNGYVYSSPATAGNTIYFGDFTGNFFSLDLLSNGKTSNVISTDNRKQFAASTLKNDLLDFGYAGQNEDLSLYDNNKKVMDKFYQLGSIVSSPFISNNTIYFGSADGYLYAYHLEK, translated from the coding sequence ATGAAAAGATTTCTAGCCACCCTTCCACTCTATTTCTTTATAATTTTTATTCATTCGGCTTTAAGCCAAAACAAAAATAATACAGTATTAAATGCTTTTTCAGATCGCATTTTTGACGGAAAAGGATACCAGTCAGTCAGTAATCTTAAATGGAAATTTAAAACCGAAGGCAAGATTTTTTCCTCTCCAATTGCAAAAAACGATATTGTCTATATTGGCAGTGAAGATGGTTTTCTTTATGCTGTCGAAGAAAAATCAGGAAGTTTAAAATGGAAATTCAAAACCAATGGAGCGATTCATAGCTCACCAAGTATTTTTGAAAACACCATTTATTTTGGGAGTTTTGACGGAAATTATTACGCCGTAAATACACAAAACGGAAAACTGCATTGGAAATTTAAAACCGGTGGAGAACATTGGTTAGGTGAAATTGGCAGGTGGGGAATGAAACCTGAAACGCAATACATGGAAGATTTATGGGATTTTTATCTCTCATCACCTGTTGTTTATGTAAACGGAAAAACTTCTCGGGTTTTATTTGGAAGCAGTGATGGCAATATTTATTCTCTGGACGCCAAAACTGGAGCTTTAAAATGGAAATTCAAAACCAATGAACCCGTTCACGGAACTCCGGTAATCGATAAAGACAAAATTTACATTGGCGGTTGGGACGCTACTTTATACGCTTTAAACATTGAATCGGGAAAAGAAATCTGGCATTTTGCAACGGGGACACAAATGGGCTTTAAAGGCATACAATCTTCAGTCGCAGTTTCAGATGGTATAGTTTACTTTGGTGCGAGAGAGCCTTTCTTTTTTGCCTTAGATGCCCAAACCGGAAAACAAATTTGGAAATACAATGCCGAGAATTCCTGGATACTAAGTTCTGCCGTGATAAAAGATAATACCGTTTATGTAGGCAGTTCAGACACTTATGCTTTACTCGCTTTAGACGCTAAAACGGGTGCAGAAAAATATAGGTTTAAAGTAAATGGTTATGTCTACTCATCTCCCGCAACAGCAGGAAATACTATTTACTTTGGAGATTTTACCGGCAATTTCTTCAGTTTGGATTTACTTTCGAACGGAAAAACATCCAACGTTATAAGTACTGATAATCGCAAACAATTTGCGGCTTCTACTTTAAAAAATGATCTTTTAGATTTTGGATATGCAGGTCAAAACGAAGATCTTTCTTTATACGATAACAACAAAAAAGTAATGGATAAATTTTATCAATTAGGATCAATTGTTTCTTCGCCATTCATCAGTAATAATACCATCTATTTCGGAAGTGCCGATGGTTATTTATATGCTTATCATTTAGAAAAATAA
- the ygiD gene encoding 4,5-DOPA dioxygenase extradiol, with the protein MTTLNDLHSISSTFSNTDKMPVLFLGHGSPMNAIEENQFVAGFRDLAKTLPQPNAILCVSAHWFTNGTKVTSMQMPRTIHDFGGFPQALFDVQYPAKGSPELAIETKKILEPVNVDLDEHWGLDHGAWSVIKHLYPEANVPVIQLSIDYTKSGQYHFELAQKLQSLRRKGVLIIGSGNIVHNLRLVDFRNFDKDNYGFDWAIEARETVNNYLLDGNFQPLIDFEKMSKAVQVAIPTPDHYLPLLYTLGLKEKSEELSLFNDKLLAGSLSMTSVKIM; encoded by the coding sequence ATGACAACACTAAACGATTTACATTCGATTTCGTCTACGTTTTCGAATACAGATAAAATGCCGGTTTTATTTTTAGGACACGGCAGTCCGATGAATGCAATTGAAGAAAATCAGTTTGTGGCTGGTTTTCGCGATTTGGCTAAAACATTGCCACAACCCAATGCTATTTTATGTGTTTCGGCGCATTGGTTTACCAACGGAACCAAAGTAACTTCGATGCAAATGCCCAGAACAATCCATGATTTTGGAGGTTTTCCGCAAGCATTATTTGATGTACAATATCCAGCAAAAGGAAGCCCTGAATTGGCTATTGAAACTAAGAAAATATTAGAACCCGTAAATGTCGATTTAGACGAACATTGGGGTTTAGATCATGGCGCGTGGAGTGTAATTAAACACTTATATCCAGAAGCTAATGTTCCTGTAATTCAGTTGAGTATTGATTATACCAAATCAGGACAATATCATTTTGAGTTGGCTCAGAAACTACAATCTTTACGTCGAAAAGGAGTTTTGATTATTGGCAGCGGGAATATCGTTCACAATCTTCGTTTGGTCGATTTCAGGAATTTTGACAAAGACAATTACGGTTTTGATTGGGCAATTGAAGCCAGAGAAACTGTAAATAATTATTTATTGGATGGAAATTTTCAGCCTTTAATAGATTTCGAAAAAATGAGCAAAGCCGTTCAGGTTGCGATTCCAACTCCAGATCATTATTTGCCTTTGTTGTATACTTTAGGCTTAAAAGAAAAATCAGAAGAACTGAGTTTATTCAACGATAAATTGTTAGCCGGTTCTTTGAGTATGACTTCGGTAAAAATTATGTAA
- a CDS encoding ATP-dependent DNA helicase yields the protein MNSSLFYGVLQKRFPFAPTYKQDIFFQKIAIFLTDTHNETIFVLKGYAGTGKTTVISTIVNNLGDINKKFVLLAPTGRAAKVIANYSNTPAFTIHKKIYFPKKSAGGGVAFTKQVNKHKNTIFIVDEASMISDSNSDSKLYDNGSLLDDLIQYVYSGTNCKMILLGDTAQLPPVNLDISPALDVQTLAVHYDKEIEHIELDEVMRQEESSGILYNATELRELLKDTFITEFKFDVKRFKDIIRLTDGYDIQDAINSAYSNYSIEDTAFIVRSNKRANQYNEQIRTRILFKESELSVGDFLMVVKNNYFWLKETDEAGFIANGDIIEVLELFGIKELYGFNFAKVKIRMVDYPDQKPFETVLLLDTIKSESPSLTYEESNRLYEEVMKDYESETTKYKKFQKVKENEYFNGLQVKFSYAITCHKSQGGQWNTVFIEQPYLPNGIDRDYIRWLYTAMTRAKNKLYLIGFKDESFEE from the coding sequence ATGAATTCATCACTTTTTTACGGCGTTTTACAAAAACGATTTCCTTTTGCACCCACTTATAAACAGGACATTTTTTTTCAGAAAATTGCTATTTTCCTAACTGATACGCATAACGAAACGATTTTTGTATTGAAAGGATATGCAGGAACGGGAAAAACAACCGTGATCTCGACAATCGTAAACAATCTGGGAGATATTAATAAAAAGTTTGTTTTGCTGGCGCCAACAGGTCGTGCGGCAAAAGTGATTGCCAATTATTCGAACACGCCTGCGTTTACTATTCATAAAAAAATATATTTTCCTAAAAAATCTGCTGGTGGAGGCGTGGCTTTTACCAAGCAGGTAAACAAACATAAAAACACCATTTTTATCGTCGATGAGGCTTCGATGATTTCAGACAGCAATTCAGATTCGAAATTGTATGATAACGGATCACTTCTGGATGATTTGATTCAGTATGTATATTCAGGAACCAATTGCAAAATGATTCTTTTGGGAGATACAGCGCAGCTGCCACCGGTAAATTTAGATATAAGTCCCGCGCTTGATGTACAAACACTTGCTGTGCATTACGATAAAGAAATCGAACATATAGAACTCGACGAAGTAATGCGTCAGGAAGAAAGCTCAGGGATTTTGTACAATGCGACTGAATTGCGTGAATTACTAAAAGATACTTTTATTACCGAGTTTAAATTTGATGTAAAGAGATTTAAGGATATTATTCGTCTTACAGATGGTTATGATATTCAGGATGCTATAAACTCGGCGTATAGTAATTACAGTATTGAGGATACAGCTTTTATCGTTCGTTCGAATAAAAGAGCGAATCAATACAATGAGCAAATCAGAACGAGGATTTTGTTTAAAGAAAGTGAACTTTCAGTTGGAGATTTTTTGATGGTGGTAAAGAATAATTATTTCTGGCTAAAAGAAACCGATGAAGCCGGATTTATTGCCAACGGAGATATTATTGAAGTTTTAGAGCTCTTCGGAATCAAAGAATTATATGGATTCAATTTTGCGAAAGTAAAGATCAGAATGGTCGATTATCCGGATCAAAAACCGTTTGAAACCGTTTTGTTATTAGATACTATAAAAAGTGAATCTCCATCTTTAACCTACGAAGAATCAAATCGTTTGTACGAAGAGGTGATGAAAGATTATGAAAGTGAAACCACAAAATACAAGAAGTTCCAAAAAGTAAAAGAAAACGAATATTTTAACGGATTACAAGTAAAATTCTCCTATGCCATAACGTGTCACAAATCGCAAGGTGGGCAATGGAATACCGTTTTTATAGAACAACCTTACTTACCAAACGGAATCGATCGCGATTACATCAGGTGGTTGTATACCGCTATGACGCGTGCCAAAAATAAATTATATTTGATAGGATTTAAAGACGAAAGTTTTGAGGAGTAA
- a CDS encoding DUF3822 family protein, translated as MSLQNTNITSKNYKKLSIQVSLNGFSFCCFDTLNDTITAFNEINFDATQKPSKIEELYSAAFKKYPELKETYDEILVIHNNNLSTFVPSALFDENFLGSYLQYNTKVFETDFFTFDKISNYEMNSVYIPYININNFLIDNVGSFDYKHVNSILVEKILESSKNNDQKKMVVNFNANHFEVIVVQNQKLLLFNSFEYQTPEDFLYYILFTAEQLSLNPESFPLELLGTIHQNDPFYAIAYKYIRHISFLDVSTLQQKNSYSTAQNQKHYILFQS; from the coding sequence ATGTCATTGCAAAATACTAACATCACTTCCAAAAATTACAAAAAGCTTTCTATTCAGGTTTCTCTGAACGGATTTTCATTTTGTTGTTTTGATACTTTAAATGATACGATTACAGCTTTTAACGAAATCAATTTTGATGCTACACAAAAACCATCAAAAATTGAAGAATTGTACAGCGCCGCTTTTAAAAAATATCCGGAATTAAAAGAAACTTACGACGAGATTTTAGTCATTCATAACAACAATCTTTCGACTTTTGTGCCGAGTGCTTTGTTCGACGAAAATTTCTTAGGAAGCTATTTACAATACAACACCAAAGTTTTTGAAACCGACTTTTTTACTTTCGATAAAATTTCAAATTACGAAATGAATTCGGTTTACATTCCTTACATCAATATCAATAATTTTTTAATTGATAATGTTGGATCGTTTGATTACAAACATGTCAACAGTATTTTGGTCGAGAAAATTCTTGAAAGCTCTAAGAACAACGACCAGAAAAAAATGGTAGTCAATTTCAATGCCAATCATTTTGAAGTTATTGTAGTTCAGAATCAGAAATTGTTATTATTCAATTCGTTTGAATACCAGACTCCGGAAGATTTTCTATACTATATTCTTTTTACAGCCGAACAATTGAGCTTGAACCCTGAAAGTTTTCCGCTTGAATTGTTAGGTACCATACATCAAAACGATCCGTTTTATGCGATTGCATACAAATACATTCGTCATATTTCATTTTTGGATGTAAGCACATTACAACAAAAAAACAGCTACTCAACTGCACAAAATCAAAAACATTATATCTTATTTCAATCATGA
- a CDS encoding RsmD family RNA methyltransferase, translated as MRIISGKYKGRRIFPPKNLPVRPTTDMSKEALFNVLNNHFSFEGLKVLDLFAGTGNISFEFASRGSAPITSVDGDFGCVKFIKQVSSEYDFDIAATKSDVYKFLDNCKTSYDIIFADPPYGLDQTAFEKIVLTVFERELLNEDGMMIIEHSKYTKMEHLSNFSFQKNYGGSFFSFFELNSTDDEEELTIKLNKATEDDEG; from the coding sequence ATGAGAATCATTTCAGGAAAATACAAAGGACGCCGCATTTTTCCGCCAAAAAACCTTCCTGTAAGACCTACGACCGACATGAGTAAAGAAGCATTATTTAATGTTTTGAACAATCATTTTAGTTTTGAAGGTTTAAAGGTTTTGGATTTATTTGCCGGAACAGGAAATATTAGTTTTGAATTCGCTTCACGCGGAAGTGCTCCAATTACCTCAGTAGACGGTGATTTTGGATGCGTAAAATTCATCAAACAAGTGTCATCAGAATACGATTTTGATATTGCTGCCACGAAAAGTGATGTCTATAAATTTTTAGACAATTGCAAAACTTCTTATGATATCATTTTTGCCGATCCTCCGTACGGATTAGATCAGACTGCATTTGAAAAAATTGTTCTTACGGTTTTCGAAAGAGAATTATTAAACGAAGACGGAATGATGATTATTGAGCATTCTAAATACACCAAAATGGAACATTTAAGTAATTTTTCTTTTCAGAAAAATTATGGAGGATCGTTTTTTAGTTTCTTCGAATTAAATTCAACCGATGATGAGGAAGAACTGACCATTAAATTGAATAAAGCTACAGAAGACGACGAAGGTTAA
- a CDS encoding outer membrane beta-barrel family protein → MNLYLPLKIFLILFFFLLSLFGYAQNKTPKDSISNKLNEVVVTQNKKTFTNTNGNIKVDVANSIYNSIPNTVDLLAKLPTVQVSSDKESISVVGRGNPLIYIDNQKVGMNDLNALAVADIKTIEIIQNPSSKYEAEGRSVILITRKFNKKDGFRTEISEVASFKKKYSNYLGFNTSFKKNKIEWKANFNYNKLQPWENHSIDYQIPDAEIASKYDVTAYSKKRQFVFGGSLFYKINEDDYFSLSINSKLQKDLFPINTITDNKNKEVINNVVTYSDNENKKNFVNSFLNYSKKIKSIDTQVFTGFQYSNFDQGMWSQVENNYNNTQFELAQLRDQKFKVNVFSGKIDVEKKFKNEMKFEIGGLYASADSKSDLDIVYYENSENEISHYDFKEQNLAGYSQLSGKIKKVDFSVGFRVENTNVNGKFKTDLVPLIHKNYTNFFPKVQFSVAIDSTKSISINYAKSISRPNYSSLSQGTTYINPYFLYARNINLDPTIVNEISSTFQYHDKSVKLTYYQNTDPVYNSFFFDKDLNIMTFKDVNFDKESAFVLDFELPFTYKFWTITNSLVFVSEKIEDASAVFLSSNNEFKLPKGYTAVLAFRGVTKQNKGVFERNARAIVDMSFSKTFFKNWNCSLNFNNVFKKINEEEVFTINNINSKARYLVDEHEISISIKYSFGKVKETEFKGKSMEKNSGRVN, encoded by the coding sequence ATGAACCTTTATTTGCCCTTGAAAATTTTCCTGATTTTGTTTTTCTTCCTGCTTTCTTTATTTGGATATGCGCAAAATAAAACGCCAAAAGACAGTATTTCGAATAAACTTAATGAAGTTGTTGTGACTCAGAACAAAAAAACTTTCACTAATACAAACGGAAATATAAAAGTGGATGTCGCTAATTCTATCTACAATTCGATCCCGAATACGGTTGATTTATTAGCGAAATTACCAACGGTTCAGGTAAGTTCAGATAAAGAAAGTATCTCGGTTGTTGGCCGCGGAAATCCTTTAATCTACATCGACAATCAAAAAGTAGGAATGAACGATTTGAATGCTTTGGCTGTGGCCGATATTAAAACGATCGAAATCATCCAGAATCCATCTTCTAAATATGAAGCCGAAGGTCGTTCTGTAATTCTAATTACGCGAAAATTTAACAAAAAAGACGGTTTTAGGACAGAGATTTCTGAGGTTGCTTCTTTTAAGAAAAAGTACAGCAATTATCTTGGTTTTAATACCAGTTTCAAAAAGAATAAAATCGAATGGAAAGCTAATTTTAATTATAATAAATTACAACCCTGGGAAAATCATAGCATTGATTATCAAATTCCTGATGCTGAAATTGCTTCTAAATATGATGTAACTGCTTATTCTAAAAAGCGTCAATTTGTTTTTGGAGGAAGTTTGTTTTACAAAATAAACGAAGATGATTATTTTTCGTTGAGTATAAATAGTAAGCTTCAAAAAGATCTTTTTCCTATCAATACAATTACTGATAATAAAAACAAAGAGGTAATAAATAATGTTGTGACATATAGTGATAATGAAAATAAAAAGAATTTTGTAAACTCATTCTTGAATTATTCCAAAAAGATAAAGTCTATAGATACGCAGGTTTTTACAGGTTTTCAATACTCTAATTTCGATCAGGGAATGTGGAGTCAGGTCGAAAATAATTATAATAATACGCAGTTTGAGTTGGCACAACTTCGGGATCAAAAATTTAAGGTCAATGTTTTTTCTGGTAAAATTGATGTTGAGAAAAAGTTTAAAAACGAGATGAAATTTGAAATAGGTGGATTGTATGCTTCCGCAGATTCAAAATCAGATTTGGATATAGTGTATTATGAGAATAGTGAAAATGAAATAAGTCATTATGATTTTAAAGAGCAAAATCTGGCAGGTTACAGTCAGCTTTCCGGAAAGATTAAAAAAGTCGATTTCTCGGTTGGTTTTAGAGTAGAAAACACCAATGTAAACGGAAAGTTTAAAACCGATTTAGTGCCTTTGATCCATAAAAACTACACTAATTTTTTTCCGAAAGTGCAATTTTCAGTCGCAATAGACAGCACGAAAAGCATTAGTATAAATTATGCCAAGAGTATTTCGAGACCTAATTATTCGTCTTTAAGTCAGGGAACAACCTATATAAATCCTTATTTTTTGTATGCCAGAAATATCAATTTGGATCCTACGATTGTCAACGAGATTTCTTCAACATTTCAGTATCACGATAAATCGGTTAAACTAACCTATTATCAAAATACAGATCCGGTTTATAATAGTTTTTTCTTTGATAAGGATTTGAATATAATGACTTTTAAAGACGTTAATTTTGATAAGGAATCTGCATTTGTTCTCGATTTCGAATTGCCTTTTACATATAAATTCTGGACGATAACCAATTCTTTGGTTTTTGTTTCAGAGAAGATCGAAGATGCTTCAGCGGTATTTTTATCTTCAAACAACGAATTTAAACTTCCAAAAGGATATACGGCGGTTCTTGCTTTTCGAGGCGTTACAAAACAAAACAAAGGTGTTTTTGAAAGAAATGCCAGGGCAATTGTAGATATGTCGTTTTCGAAAACTTTCTTTAAAAATTGGAATTGCAGTCTGAACTTTAATAATGTATTTAAAAAGATTAATGAAGAAGAAGTATTTACTATAAATAATATCAATTCAAAAGCCAGGTATTTAGTTGATGAACATGAGATTTCAATTTCAATTAAGTATTCTTTTGGAAAAGTAAAAGAAACCGAATTTAAAGGGAAAAGCATGGAGAAAAACTCCGGTCGGGTGAATTAA